A DNA window from Vigna unguiculata cultivar IT97K-499-35 chromosome 10, ASM411807v1, whole genome shotgun sequence contains the following coding sequences:
- the LOC114167482 gene encoding pectinesterase 2-like → MAGFRLLLPLFIPFLLFSFASCYSWNDVKLWCNQTPNPQPCEYFLANNPTYQYKPIKQKSDFFELSLKIAQDRALKGHANTLSLGSKCRNPRETAAWADCVQLYEQTIRKLNETLDPNTKSSQVDAQTWLSTALTNLETCKAGFYDLGVQDYVLPFMSNNVTKLLSNTLALNKVQYEEPSYKDGFPTWVKPGDRKLLQSSSPASRASVVVAKDGSGKYRTVSAAINAAPKSSSGRYVIYVKSGVYNEQVELKAKNIMLVGDGIGKTIITGSKSVGGGTTTFRSATVAVVGDGFIAQDITFRNTAGAANHQAVALRSGSDLSVFYRCSFEGYQDTLYVHSDRQFYRECNIYGTVDFIFGNAAVVFQNCNIFARNPPNKVNTITAQGRTDPNQNTGISIHNSRVTAASDLKAVQNSVKTYLGRPWKQYSRTVFMKTYLDGLINPAGWLEWSGDFALNTLYYGEYMNTGPGSSTARRVKWKGYRVITMASEASKFTVANFIAGNTWLPSTKVPFTSSL, encoded by the exons ATGGCAGGTTTTCGTTTGCTCCTACCACTGTTCATTCCTTTCTTACTATTCTCTTTTGCTTCATGTTATTCATGGAATGACGTTAAACTTTGGTGCaaccaaaccccaaaccctcaACCATGTGAGTATTTCTTAGCCAATAACCCCACTTATCAGTACAAACCCATCAAGCAGAAATCTGATTTCTTCGAGCTTTCGTTGAAAATTGCCCAAGATCGTGCTCTCAAAGGCCATGCAAACACCCTCTCGCTTGGTTCAAAGTGCAGAAATCCTCGTGAAACAGCTGCTTGGGCTGATTGTGTTCAGCTTTATGAGCAAACCATTCGTAAACTCAACGAAACCTTGGACCCTAACACCAAGAGCTCCCAAGTTGATGCTCAAACATGGCTCAGCACAGCTCTCACTAACCTCGAGACATGCAAAGCTGGCTTCTACGATCTTGGGGTTCAAGACTATGTTCTTCCTTTTATGTCCAACAATGTCACCAAGTTACTGAGCAACACTTTGGCACTAAACAAAGTTCAATACGAAGAACCCAGTTACAAAGATGGGTTTCCAACATGGGTGAAGCCAGGTGATAGGAAATTGTTGCAATCTTCTTCTCCAGCTTCTAGGGCCAGTGTAGTGGTGGCAAAAGATGGGTCTGGAAAGTACAGAACGGTGAGTGCAGCCATAAATGCTGCACCAAAAAGTAGCAGTGGAAGGTATGTGATATATGTGAAGAGTGGAGTGTACAATGAACAGGTTGAGTTAAAAGCAAAGAATATAATGTTGGTGGGAGATGGTATTGGAAAAACCATTATCACAGGTAGCAAAAGTGTTGGAGGAGGCACCACAACCTTTCGTTCGGCCACTGTTG CCGTTGTTGGAGATGGATTTATAGCACAAGACATCACGTTTAGAAACACTGCTGGTGCAGCAAATCACCAAGCTGTTGCATTGCGTTCTGGATCAGACTTATCAGTGTTCTACAGATGTAGTTTTGAAGGTTATCAAGATACATTATATGTTCATTCCGACAGACAATTCTACAGAGAATGTAACATTTATGGTACAGTGGATTTCATATTCGGCAATGCTGCTGTTGTGTTCCAAAATTGTAACATATTTGCGAGAAATCCTCCCAACAAAGTGAACACCATCACCGCCCAAGGTCGAACCGATCCCAACCAAAACACTGGAATTTCGATTCACAATTCTAGAGTCACAGCTGCTTCAGATTTGAAAGCAGTCCAAAACTCTGTTAAGACTTATCTTGGAAGACCTTGGAAGCAGTATTCTAGAACAGTTTTCATGAAGACTTATCTTGATGGTTTGATCAATCCAGCAGGTTGGTTAGAATGGAGTGGTGACTTTGCATTGAACACATTATACTATGGAGAGTACATGAACACTGGTCCAGGTTCTTCTACTGCTAGAAGGGTTAAATGGAAAGGTTATCGTGTGATAACTATGGCTTCTGAGGCTTCAAAGTTCACTGTTGCTAATTTCATTGCAGGAAACACATGGTTACCTTCCACCAAAGTTCCTTTTACCTCTTCTCTTTGA
- the LOC114165522 gene encoding pectinesterase 2-like, with protein MSTFNLFITLLVFFLLSSSFVSSYSGNDVQLWCNQTPNPQPCEYFLTNSPTQQNKKINQKSDFLQLSLQLVQERALIAHANTLSLASKCRNPRETAAWTDCVELYEQTILKLNKTLDPNTKSSQVDTQTWLSTALTNLETCKAGFYELGVQDYVLSFMSNNVTQLLSNTLALNKVEYQEPSYRDWFPTWVKPGDRKLLQASSPASKANVVVAKDGSGKYTTVSAAINAAPVSSGGRYVIYVKSGVYNEQVEIKAKNIMLVGDGIGKTIITGSKSVGGGTTTFSSATVAVVGDGFIAQDITFRNTAGAANHQAVALRSGSDLSVFYRCSFEGYQDTLYVYSDRQFYRECDIYGTVDFIFGNAAVVFQNCNLYARNPPNRINTITAQGRSDPNQNTGISIHNSRVTAASDLSPVQSSVKTYLGRPWKQYSRTVFMKSYLDSLINGEGWLEWSGNFALSSLYYGEYMNTGPGSSTTNRVKWLGYHAITSASEASQFSVGNFIAGNSWLPETTVPFTSGL; from the exons ATGTCAACTTTTAACTTGTTCATCACACTCttagtttttttcttactttcttcttctttcgtTTCTAGTTATTCTGGGAATGATGTTCAACTTTGGTGCAACCAAACCCCAAATCCTCAACCATGTGAGTATTTCTTGACCAATAGCCCCactcaacaaaacaaaaaaatcaaccaaaaatcTGATTTTCTCCAACTTTCACTTCAACTTGTTCAAGAACGGGCACTTATAGCCCATGCAAACACTCTTTCACTGGCTTCAAAATGCCGTAATCCACGTGAAACAGCTGCATGGACAGATTGTGTTGAGCTTTATGAACAAACCATCCTTAAACTCAACAAAACCTTAGACCCTAACACCAAGAGCTCCCAAGTTGATACTCAAACATGGCTCAGCACAGCTCTCACTAACCTTGAGACATGCAAAGCTGGGTTCTACGAGCTTGGGGTTCAAGACTATGTTCTCTCTTTCATGTCCAACAATGTTACCCAGTTGTTGAGCAACACTTTGGCTCTGAACAAGGTTGAATATCAAGAACCAAGTTACAGAGACTGGTTTCCAACATGGGTGAAGCCAGGTGATAGGAAATTGTTGCAGGCTTCTTCTCCAGCTTCTAAGGCCAACGTAGTTGTGGCAAAAGATGGTTCTGGAAAGTACACAACAGTGAGTGCAGCCATAAATGCTGCACCAGTGAGTAGCGGTGGAAGGTATGTGATATATGTGAAGAGTGGAGTGTACAATGAACAGGTTGAGATAAAAGCAAAGAATATAATGTTGGTGGGAGATGGTATCGGAAAGACCATAATCACAGGTAGCAAAAGTGTGGGAGGAGGCACCACAACCTTTAGTTCAGCCACTGTTg CTGTTGTTGGAGATGGATTCATAGCACAAGACATCACGTTTAGAAACACTGCTGGTGCAGCAAACCACCAAGCTGTTGCATTGCGTTCTGGATCAGACCTATCTGTATTCTATAGATGCAGTTTTGAAGGTTATCAAGATACATTATATGTGTATTCTGATAGACAATTCTATAGAGAATGTGACATATATGGCACAGTTGACTTCATCTTTGGTAATGCTGCGGTGGTGTTCCAAAACTGTAACTTATATGCAAGAAACCCTCCAAACAGAATCAACACAATCACTGCTCAAGGAAGAAGCGATCCAAACCAGAACACTGGCATTTCCATTCACAATTCAAGGGTAACTGCTGCTTCAGATTTGAGTCCTGTTCAAAGCTCAGTTAAGACGTACCTTGGAAGGCCTTGGAAACAGTATTCAAGAACAGTTTTCATGAAGAGTTATCTGGATAGTTTGATCAATGGAGAGGGTTGGTTGGAATGGAGTGGTAACTTTGCATTGAGTAGTTTGTATTATGGAGAATACATGAACACAGGACCTGGTTCTTCAACAACAAACAGGGTTAAATGGTTGGGATATCATGCTATCACAAGTGCTTCTGAAGCCTCACAATTCAGTGTTGGGAATTTCATTGCTGGAAACTCCTGGTTACCTGAAACTACTGTGCCTTTTACCTCTGGtctttga
- the LOC114167384 gene encoding uncharacterized protein LOC114167384 codes for MILSHAHNICSNSVILSLCQEHLSMALSYPSIPISCQDEKGNDSPIAGNSCEDKAFDLHPVSPNSSGEGLPYAPEGWPNPGDIWGWKVLSRTNKAGYFLDRHLYPPKSLQTPSNKRHSLRTKPDIEKYIESNFPSMSIEAFFDLFSWQIPSTGKTPTKAVQSTPITPAVKPLEIEEDTTEEISTQRKLKRRTQICSQSSRKSSRLRVRVGQSLATDQDANNILDLCLLDDEAVETDATEIFYGNMDCEKGSGMQISGENYSIATTVFENFEDYLDNLENMLVMPNSQSSSEHVAPSTKTMDDQTIECCKKKLSSLLAGDFSSLVSCNNAVIEVAILASKICKDNTLSADQIAKLKLVEEIPLASVAFHEARENIEKADRFLGDLEAKKCKVLSLKSDYKDKVAQVHSEMEKNSLAVQEIDDQIQKLQSKRKEICDALEILQERKVELTCGEASVANSILKLVGEIQQGLSEKSEWELKKTFSVQRVAEIQEKFITLRGLTF; via the exons ATGATATTGTCACATGCACACAATATTTGTTCTAATTCAGTCATCCTTTCTCTCTGCCAGGAACATCTTTCCATGGCTCTATCATACCCTTCCATTCCCATCAG TTGCCAGGATGAAAAGGGGAATGACTCTCCAATTGCAGGCAATTCTTGTGAGGATAAAGCCTTTGATCTTCATCCAGTGTCACCTAATTCTAGTGGTGAAGGTTTACCATATGCACCTGAAGGGTGGCCAAATCCTGGTGATATATGGGGCTGGAAAGTGTTGAGCAGGACAAACAAGGCTGGATATTTTCTAGATAGACACCTTTATCcgccaaaatctcttcagactcCTTCTAACAAGAGACATAGCTTGAGAACCAAGCCTGATATTGAGAAATACATAGAATCAAATTTTCCTAGCATGAGCATTGAAGCATTCTTTGATCTATTTAGCTGGCAGATACCCTCAACTGGGAAAACCCCCACAAAAG CTGTACAATCTACGCCTATTACCCCTGCAGTGAAGCCACTGGAGATTGAAGAAGATACCACAGAAGAGATTAGCACCCAGAGGAAGTTAAAACGAAGAACACAAATCTGCAGTCAATCATCTAGGAAATCTTCCAGACTACGTGTTCGTGTTGGTCAGTCTTTAGCCACTGATCAAGATGCAAATAACATTCTTGATTTATGCCTTCTGGACGATGAAGCGGTGGAAACTGACGCAACTGAGATTTTTTATGGCAACATGGATTGTGAAAAAGGATCTGGCATGCAGATATCTGGGGAGAATTATTCCATTGCGACCACTGTTTTTGAGAATTTTGAGGACTATCTTGATAACTTGGAGAACATGCTTGTTATGCCTAATTCTCAGAGTTCATCAGAACATGTGGCTCCTTCCACCAAAACTATGGATGATCAAACCATAGAGTGCTGCAAGAAGAAACTTTCTTCCCTTCTTGCTGGAGACTTCTCTTCTTTGGTCTCTTGCAACAATGCTGTTATAGAAGTTGCAATTCTTGCATCAAAAATCTGCAAAGATAATACCCTCAGTGCTGATCAGATAGCAAAGCTAAAATTGGTGGAAGAAATTCCCTTAGCCAGTGTGGCTTTCCATGAGGCCAGAGAGAACATAGAAAAAGCAGACAGATTCTTGGGTGACTTGGAGGCCAAGAAATGCAAAGTTCTGAGTCTAAAAAGTGACTACAAGGACAAAGTAGCTCAGGTGCATTCTGAAATGGAAAAGAACTCTTTAGCAGTTCAAGAAATTGATGATCAAATTCAGAAACTTCAGTCAAAACGAAAGGAGATATGTGATGCCTTAGAAATCTTGCAAGAGCGTAAAGTTGAGCTGACTTGTGGGGAAGCTAGTGTTGCCAACTCAATTCTGAAACTTGTTGGGGAGATTCAGCAAGGATTGTCTGAAAAATCAGAATGGGAGCTGAAGAAAACCTTTTCTGTTCAACGTGTAGCTGAGATACAAGAGAAGTTCATCACTTTAAGAGGGTTAACATTTTAA